A window of Gallaecimonas kandeliae genomic DNA:
CATGGCGTTACCTTTGGCGGGCAGGCTTGGGCTGCCGGCTTCCCTGGCAACCATTTTTAGGGGGCAGGGCCCCTGGTTCATGATGCGCCAGGCCCCAGTGCCTTTTTATAGTCCAGATCAAATAATGGGCGGCCGGGAGATCACCGGCGGACTGAAGTTTTACCCCGCTTGCAGGCCGCGCTCCCAAGGGATGCCTCCGGTGTTGGCAACTTTGCTTAGGCGGCCTTGGCGGCAGCCTTTTGGGCCAGCCCCGAAATCAGGTACTGTTTGAGTTCACTGCCTAAGGTAGGCAAACCCAAGCTAAAGGAGGGATCCCATGAACAGCTTTCCCCAGGAAGGCGGTTGCGACTGCCGCTACCTGCGTTACCGTATCGAAACGGCTCCCCTGTTCGTGCACTGCTGCCATTGCCGCTGGTGCCAGCGGGAAAGCGGTGCCGCCTTCGCCCTTAACGCCATGATAGAGTCCGAGCGCCTGACCCTGCTCTGCGGTGAGCCCCTCTGGGTAGAGACACCGTCGGAAAGCGGCAAGGGCCAGCTGATCGCCCGTTGCCCCCATTGCCACCTGGCCCTCTGGAGCCATTACGCCGGGGCCGGCAAGCTGGTGTCCTTCATACGGGTCGGCACCCTGGACAACCCCGACCTGCTGTCGCCCGATATCCATATCTTCACCGATTCCAAGCAACCCTGGTTGCAGCTGGGCGATGGGGCTCCGGCTGTACCCCAGTACTACCAGCGCGACCAGTATTGGCCGGAAGAGAGCCTGAAACGCCGGGAAGCCATGCTGGCCAGGGCCGGTCTGCCCAGCGGCTAAAAACCCAGCCAAGCCGCCAAGTACAAAAAATGGGCTATATATTTAACAGGTCCATAACATTTGAAGGCGGCATCATGAAGCCGAACTCAAGATGGGCGTTACCCCTGAGCTGTTCCGGCAACGCCCTGGTCGTCGGTTCCACCTGGGCGTATTACTGGTATCTCGGTGAAGGACATCCCGGCGGCCTGGCCCTGTTGTTGATGGGCGCCCTGCTGGCCGGCCTTGGCACCTTCGGCTCCCTTTACCTCTGCCGGCCCGCCTGGGCTAGGGACGTCAAGAGCAGCGCCATGGCCGGCGGCATCATCGCCGGCTTTATCTGCTACCTGGCGCTGGCGATGCAGCTGGTGGGTTACTGAAAAAGCCGCCCAAGGGGCGGCTTTTCCTTTAGGATTGTCGGCCACTCTCTGCGTTAAAGGGCGGCCTGTGGCACTCCAGTCTTGCTATCTCCTGGTTTCACTGTTGGTCTGGGTGGCAGGCCTTGGCGTACGGGGCAGCCAACAGGATCAGCTGCCAGCTTTGGTATCGCGGATACTCGGCTCCAAGGCGGCCTGGCTCGCCATGCTGCTTTTCTTTTCACACCTGCTCTTGCTGGCAAAGCTGAAGACCCTTGCTCCAGGCACCTATGAATTGGCTACTTTCCTGGCGCAATCCCCCAGAGGGGCCGCCAACGTCTACCTGATGTTGGCGATCTTGCCCGCGCTCTTCGTCTGGGCGGCCGTGAACGCCGATCTCTTGGCCGTGTTATCAGACGAGAGCCCTTTCTGGGATGTGGGGGAGCGTCGGTGCGCTGCGGAAGCCTTCTTCATTTTCGGGCTTGTCCTGTTGGACGCCTGGATCTGGATATAGGCAACAAAAAAGCCGCCCAAGGGCGGCTTTTTTCGATCCAGCACGGCTGCTTAGACGTTGAAGCGGAAGTGGATGACGTCGCCGTCTTTGACGATGTAGTCCTTGCCTTCCAGGCGCCACTTGCCGGCTTCCTTGGCACCCTGCTCGCCGCCGTTGGCGACGAAGTCGTCATAGCCCACCACTTCGGCGCGGATGAAGCCTTTCTCGAAGTCGGTGTGGATCTTGCCAGCTGCCTGGGGGGCGGTGGAGTTGACCTTGATGGTCCAGGCCCGCACTTCCTTGAC
This region includes:
- a CDS encoding GFA family protein gives rise to the protein MNSFPQEGGCDCRYLRYRIETAPLFVHCCHCRWCQRESGAAFALNAMIESERLTLLCGEPLWVETPSESGKGQLIARCPHCHLALWSHYAGAGKLVSFIRVGTLDNPDLLSPDIHIFTDSKQPWLQLGDGAPAVPQYYQRDQYWPEESLKRREAMLARAGLPSG